The Panacibacter microcysteis genome includes a window with the following:
- a CDS encoding sensor histidine kinase, whose translation MDQKNGFILIGTVTVILIIFLLAFFLIMLIYRKRKIEHRKEMEIINQAHKEAILSTQLEIQQQTMQDLGREIHDNISQKLTLASIYAQQFVYENKYPGANEKIDIICSVINTALLELQSLSRSLTSNYIQQTTLTQLIKTECERIILSGRCKVVYELSKATIPIDDTKKKVALRIVQEFLQNSLKHAKCRIIHLAVLYDGNCLQIVGNDDGVGFDVGATTKKTAGIGLENMRKRAEMIGARFSIASTLNKGTEINFTLALP comes from the coding sequence ATGGATCAGAAAAACGGGTTCATACTTATAGGCACTGTAACAGTTATTCTAATTATTTTCCTGCTTGCATTTTTTTTAATAATGCTAATCTACCGTAAACGTAAAATAGAGCATCGCAAAGAAATGGAAATAATAAACCAGGCACATAAAGAAGCGATACTAAGTACACAACTAGAAATTCAGCAGCAAACCATGCAGGACCTTGGCAGGGAAATACATGACAACATTAGCCAGAAACTTACCCTGGCATCTATTTATGCCCAGCAATTTGTATATGAAAATAAATATCCCGGCGCCAATGAAAAAATAGATATTATCTGCAGTGTTATTAATACTGCATTATTAGAATTGCAAAGTCTTTCCAGAAGTCTTACGAGTAATTATATTCAGCAGACGACATTAACCCAACTGATAAAAACTGAGTGTGAACGTATTATTTTATCGGGAAGGTGCAAAGTTGTATATGAGCTTTCTAAGGCTACTATACCAATAGACGATACAAAGAAAAAAGTTGCATTGCGCATAGTACAGGAGTTCTTGCAAAACAGTCTCAAACATGCTAAATGCAGGATAATACATCTGGCTGTGTTGTATGATGGAAACTGCCTGCAAATTGTTGGTAACGATGATGGAGTGGGATTTGATGTTGGTGCTACAACAAAAAAAACCGCAGGCATAGGGTTGGAAAATATGCGAAAGAGAGCAGAAATGATTGGTGCACGTTTTTCAATTGCCAGCACCCTTAACAAAGGCACTGAAATCAATTTTACCCTTGCCTTGCCATGA
- a CDS encoding response regulator, translating to MQYSIVIADDHSLIAQAIGGIIENFRNYTVLYEVQNGKILIEKFRQKKNIPEIILLDVSMPVMDGYETAQWLTDNHPEVLILALSMQDDEQALLRMIKSGAKGYLLKNCNPVELENALNALTTKGYYYSDWAAEKVFKNLSGNNKTVDQLPALTDREKEFLQLASTELTYKEIADKMFCSPRTVEGYRDDLFQKFGFKTRVGLVVFAIRNNLIQV from the coding sequence ATGCAATATTCAATTGTAATAGCAGATGACCATTCATTAATAGCGCAGGCAATTGGAGGCATTATTGAAAATTTCAGGAACTATACAGTACTGTACGAAGTTCAAAATGGTAAAATACTGATTGAAAAATTTCGACAAAAAAAGAATATTCCTGAAATCATATTACTTGATGTTTCGATGCCGGTGATGGATGGGTACGAAACAGCACAATGGTTAACGGATAACCATCCTGAAGTACTCATACTGGCGCTTTCGATGCAGGATGACGAACAGGCATTACTGCGCATGATTAAAAGTGGGGCAAAAGGATATTTATTAAAAAATTGTAATCCTGTTGAACTGGAAAATGCTTTAAATGCACTCACGACGAAAGGGTATTACTATTCTGACTGGGCAGCAGAAAAAGTATTTAAAAATCTTTCCGGTAATAATAAAACGGTAGACCAATTGCCGGCATTGACAGATCGTGAAAAAGAATTCCTGCAATTGGCGTCTACAGAACTTACATATAAAGAAATCGCCGATAAAATGTTTTGTAGTCCGAGAACAGTAGAAGGTTACCGGGATGATCTTTTTCAAAAATTTGGTTTTAAAACAAGAGTTGGGTTAGTGGTGTTTGCCATACGAAATAACCTGATCCAGGTATAA
- a CDS encoding Gfo/Idh/MocA family protein, with protein MKRRQFLQNTGMFTAGSLILPASLHAARKIAANEKINIGAIGINGMGWSDVRAILKNPEAQLVAICDVDKSVLDKRMAELAKENIKPVIYGDYRKLLDDKNVDAVVIGTPDHWHCKIMVDAVAAGKDVYCEKPAGNSIAECAVMIGAQQKYNRVVQVGQWQRSNKHYQDAMEFVHAGKLGNVRLVKAWAYQGWMKSIPVQPDSAPPPGVDYDMWLGPAKKRPFNPNRFHFNFRWYWDYAGGLMTDWGVHMIDYALIGSKAPLPKSIVASGGKFAYPDDAEETPDTLTTVFEFNGFNLLWEHATGINDGPYQRDHGVAFIGNNGTLVVDRGGWEVLPETINGKQMMEAVARQQRTDNGLELHAKNFLDVIKSRKMEDLKCPIKDAAHVATVCQMGNVAFRTGKKIYWDADAKRFSDADANKYLAAEYHNGYSLPKV; from the coding sequence ATGAAGCGCAGACAATTCTTACAGAACACCGGTATGTTTACTGCAGGCTCTTTAATCCTCCCTGCATCATTACACGCCGCCAGGAAGATCGCGGCCAATGAAAAGATCAACATCGGCGCAATTGGTATCAATGGTATGGGGTGGAGCGATGTAAGAGCCATCCTCAAAAATCCTGAAGCTCAGCTGGTAGCTATTTGCGACGTTGACAAATCTGTTCTCGACAAACGCATGGCCGAGCTGGCGAAAGAAAATATAAAGCCGGTTATCTATGGCGACTACCGCAAATTACTGGACGATAAAAATGTAGATGCTGTAGTAATTGGTACACCAGACCACTGGCATTGCAAAATAATGGTAGATGCCGTTGCGGCAGGCAAAGATGTGTATTGCGAAAAGCCTGCTGGTAATTCCATTGCAGAATGTGCAGTAATGATCGGCGCACAACAAAAATACAACCGGGTGGTGCAGGTGGGGCAGTGGCAGCGTAGTAATAAACATTACCAGGATGCAATGGAGTTTGTACACGCTGGTAAACTGGGCAATGTGCGCCTGGTAAAAGCCTGGGCGTACCAGGGCTGGATGAAATCTATACCCGTACAACCAGACAGTGCACCGCCACCAGGCGTTGATTACGATATGTGGTTAGGTCCTGCTAAAAAGCGCCCTTTCAATCCCAACCGTTTTCACTTTAATTTCCGCTGGTACTGGGATTATGCAGGCGGTCTTATGACAGACTGGGGCGTTCACATGATAGATTATGCACTCATTGGCTCTAAAGCACCTTTGCCTAAAAGTATTGTTGCAAGCGGTGGCAAATTTGCTTATCCTGATGATGCAGAAGAAACACCGGATACTTTAACGACCGTTTTTGAATTCAATGGCTTTAACCTTTTGTGGGAGCATGCTACCGGCATTAACGATGGTCCGTACCAGCGCGACCATGGTGTAGCGTTTATTGGCAATAACGGCACCCTGGTAGTAGACCGTGGCGGCTGGGAAGTACTGCCCGAAACCATCAATGGTAAACAGATGATGGAAGCCGTTGCGCGCCAGCAACGCACAGATAATGGCCTCGAGCTGCATGCAAAGAATTTCCTGGATGTAATAAAGTCAAGGAAAATGGAAGACCTGAAATGCCCGATTAAAGATGCGGCGCATGTAGCTACTGTATGCCAGATGGGCAACGTAGCTTTCAGAACAGGTAAAAAGATTTACTGGGATGCAGATGCGAAAAGGTTCTCCGATGCAGATGCCAACAAGTACCTCGCGGCTGAGTATCACAATGGCTATAGTTTGCCGAAAGTGTAG
- a CDS encoding Gfo/Idh/MocA family protein: MLKVGVFGVGHLGKFHLNNWKEIEGVTLVGFYDPNDAAAKEVSEKYGLKRFDTAAALLAVTDAADIVAPTNHHFVLCEAAIRAGKHVFVEKPLANTIDEGRQIVKMAREAGVKVQVGHVERFNPAYTAIKNMTIKPGFIEVHRLAQFNPRGTEVSVILDLMIHDIDIILSLVKSDVKNIYASGVAVMTDTPDIANVRIEFNNGCVANLTSSRISMKKMRKMRVFQKDAYIGIDFLEKKTEIIKLHEPADANAFSFELETPNGETKTIAVINPETKPANAIKDELSSFVTAVVNNTATEVSEIDGFLAMEVAHRILEKIGATSITA, from the coding sequence ATGTTGAAAGTTGGTGTTTTTGGTGTGGGCCACCTGGGAAAATTTCATTTGAATAACTGGAAAGAGATTGAAGGCGTAACATTGGTTGGTTTCTATGACCCTAATGACGCTGCGGCCAAAGAGGTTTCTGAAAAATATGGGTTGAAAAGATTTGACACTGCAGCCGCTTTACTTGCCGTTACAGATGCAGCAGATATTGTGGCGCCTACCAATCACCACTTTGTTTTGTGCGAAGCTGCAATAAGAGCCGGCAAGCATGTTTTTGTGGAGAAGCCACTGGCAAATACTATTGACGAAGGTCGGCAGATTGTAAAGATGGCGAGGGAGGCAGGTGTAAAAGTACAGGTTGGCCATGTAGAAAGATTTAACCCTGCCTACACGGCCATTAAAAACATGACCATAAAACCAGGTTTTATAGAGGTACACAGGCTTGCCCAGTTTAACCCACGTGGTACCGAGGTAAGCGTTATTCTTGACCTGATGATACATGATATTGACATTATTCTAAGCCTGGTTAAAAGCGATGTAAAAAATATTTATGCCAGCGGTGTAGCGGTAATGACAGACACGCCTGACATAGCAAATGTGCGTATAGAGTTTAACAACGGATGCGTGGCAAACCTTACCAGCAGCAGGATCAGCATGAAAAAAATGCGCAAGATGCGGGTATTTCAAAAAGATGCATACATTGGTATTGATTTCCTGGAAAAGAAAACAGAGATCATTAAATTACACGAGCCGGCTGACGCAAATGCATTTTCTTTTGAGCTTGAGACACCCAACGGTGAAACAAAAACGATTGCTGTAATAAACCCCGAAACAAAACCCGCCAATGCCATTAAAGACGAATTATCATCATTTGTAACTGCTGTTGTGAACAATACAGCTACTGAAGTTTCTGAAATTGATGGTTTTCTTGCAATGGAAGTTGCCCACCGTATTTTGGAAAAAATCGGGGCAACCAGCATAACGGCGTGA
- a CDS encoding sugar transferase has translation MDTSRPIRINVYIFSDIIASAAVWTGIALQRKKLLNEAPQTLKGLFTADAYFPLSLLLTVLFWLVLYSITGAYNNAVYKRSRLTDFNNTLIQSFTGSIILFFVLFMNDGERNYNYFYITFFSLFFLQTIATFIGRFIIVTMARRQLESGKFSFRTLIVGNSRKASDALKEIRKSRLIVGYDIVGFIATDPALKNGITKSLTCLGDLPSMEQMIYEKKIQRVIVALDKNEASLKEQIISRLSEKDVEVKLVPDTYEILSGAVKTANIPDAVLIDIDTGLMPAWQENIKRLIDITASLTAMITLSPFLLFVAIKTKLSSPGSIIFSQERIGYKGKPFIIHKFRSMFINAEQNGPALSAENDPRITPWGRFMRKWRIDELPQLWNILLGEMSFIGPRPERRFYIDQINAQTPYYRYLLKVKPGLTSWGMVQFGYASSVGQMIERMKYDLVYIENISLLLDLKIMIYTLKIIFSGKGK, from the coding sequence ATGGATACCTCCAGGCCAATACGTATAAATGTTTATATTTTCAGCGATATCATTGCATCTGCTGCAGTATGGACAGGTATAGCCTTACAGCGGAAAAAGCTGCTTAATGAAGCGCCGCAAACTTTGAAGGGTCTGTTTACCGCTGATGCATATTTTCCGCTCTCATTACTGCTTACGGTGTTATTCTGGCTGGTGCTGTACTCCATTACCGGTGCTTACAACAACGCTGTTTATAAACGCTCCCGGCTTACAGATTTTAATAACACGCTTATACAATCTTTTACAGGATCCATCATTCTCTTCTTTGTACTTTTCATGAACGATGGTGAAAGGAACTACAACTATTTCTATATTACATTTTTCTCTCTTTTCTTTTTGCAAACCATAGCAACTTTTATTGGCCGCTTTATCATTGTTACCATGGCAAGGCGGCAACTGGAATCGGGTAAATTTTCTTTTCGTACACTCATCGTAGGCAATAGCCGTAAAGCATCTGATGCATTAAAGGAGATCAGGAAAAGCCGTCTTATTGTAGGGTATGATATTGTTGGTTTTATTGCCACAGACCCTGCGCTGAAGAATGGTATTACAAAATCACTTACCTGCCTGGGCGATCTGCCATCGATGGAACAAATGATCTATGAAAAAAAGATTCAGCGTGTAATTGTTGCGCTGGATAAAAACGAAGCATCTTTAAAAGAGCAGATCATCAGCAGGCTGAGCGAAAAAGACGTAGAAGTAAAACTGGTGCCTGATACGTATGAAATTCTTTCCGGCGCCGTAAAGACCGCCAACATACCAGATGCTGTGTTGATCGATATTGACACCGGCCTGATGCCTGCATGGCAGGAAAACATCAAACGGCTGATCGATATTACTGCATCTCTTACAGCAATGATTACACTAAGTCCTTTCCTGCTTTTCGTGGCCATTAAAACAAAACTTTCCTCGCCCGGCAGTATTATTTTCTCGCAGGAGCGAATCGGTTACAAAGGCAAGCCATTCATCATACACAAGTTTCGTTCAATGTTTATCAATGCCGAACAAAACGGGCCTGCATTATCTGCCGAGAATGATCCGCGCATTACACCATGGGGCAGGTTTATGCGCAAGTGGCGTATAGACGAGCTGCCGCAATTGTGGAATATACTGCTGGGCGAAATGAGTTTTATAGGTCCAAGACCAGAGCGCAGGTTTTATATAGACCAGATCAATGCGCAAACACCCTATTACCGTTACCTGCTAAAAGTAAAGCCCGGCCTTACTTCCTGGGGCATGGTGCAGTTTGGTTATGCTTCATCCGTAGGGCAAATGATTGAGCGTATGAAGTATGATCTTGTTTACATTGAAAACATTTCACTGCTGCTCGATCTTAAAATAATGATCTACACACTCAAAATCATTTTTTCCGGTAAAGGAAAATAA
- the ligA gene encoding NAD-dependent DNA ligase LigA, protein MYTAEQTREIQKDSNRFLKENATAEEIATLREVLRFHEYRYYVMNDPLVADAEYDQLYKQLEAIEKQHPELITPASPTQRVGSTLNAAFPTVQHLVPMLSLDNSYNAEDLYDFDRKARELTGLAVVEYCVEPKFDGASISLIYENDMLVRGATRGDGVEGEDITTNIKQIKSIPLSAPFSRYGITQVEIRGEIILTKDVFKKYNDALMEQGLPPLANPRNAASGSLRQKDPRNVAKRNLDAFLYHISYYTTADGYTLSLDGEPNDTLPQSKYLRTHGGSLDMLWDCGFRSPKKEKLVLKGIDEVIKHVHDFEEMRDTLPYEIDGMVVKVNDFALQDKMGMTTHHPRWAIAFKFKARQATTRLKAVEFQVGRTGAVTPVAKLEPVHIGGVTVSSISIHNEDYIKEKDLKIGDSVLIERAGDVIPQIVKSLPEVRTGDEVNIKFPRQCPVCSSELFKEEGEAVWRCINIDCPAQVVERIIHFVSKDAMDIKNFGEANVRKFYELQLLKDVPGIYRLDFDVIGKMEGFGKKSIDNLKTAIEASKQQSLHRLVYALGIRYVGETTAKTLANAVNNINDFAHKTEEDLQQMEDVGIKVAQSIYRFFHNDQNLAMLKELEELGLQLNNQKKTAAGDSTLKEQTFLFTGTLNKLKRSEAEAMVEAHGGKIVSGVSSKLNYLVVGEDAGSKLEKAKKINTIKIISEDDFLKLIAQ, encoded by the coding sequence ATGTATACAGCCGAACAAACAAGGGAAATTCAAAAAGACAGCAACCGGTTTCTTAAAGAAAACGCTACGGCAGAGGAAATTGCGACACTGAGGGAGGTGTTGCGCTTTCATGAATACAGGTACTATGTAATGAATGACCCGCTGGTGGCTGATGCAGAATATGACCAGTTGTACAAGCAGCTTGAAGCAATTGAAAAGCAGCACCCGGAGCTTATTACACCCGCTTCGCCAACACAGAGAGTAGGCAGTACCCTGAATGCAGCCTTTCCTACTGTACAGCACCTTGTGCCGATGCTAAGCCTTGACAACAGCTACAATGCTGAAGACCTGTACGACTTTGACCGCAAAGCAAGGGAACTTACCGGCCTGGCAGTGGTAGAGTATTGCGTAGAACCTAAGTTTGACGGTGCCAGCATTTCCCTGATCTATGAAAATGATATGCTGGTTCGTGGCGCCACCAGGGGCGATGGCGTAGAAGGTGAAGATATTACGACCAACATTAAACAGATCAAATCCATTCCGCTGAGTGCACCGTTCTCAAGGTATGGTATAACACAGGTGGAGATCCGTGGAGAAATTATACTGACAAAAGACGTGTTTAAAAAATACAACGATGCACTAATGGAGCAGGGGCTGCCACCACTCGCCAATCCGCGCAATGCGGCCAGTGGCAGCCTGAGACAAAAAGATCCGCGTAACGTAGCAAAAAGAAACCTGGACGCTTTCCTGTACCACATTAGTTACTATACCACTGCCGACGGTTATACACTTTCACTTGATGGGGAGCCGAACGATACTTTACCGCAAAGTAAATACCTGCGCACACACGGCGGTTCTTTAGATATGCTGTGGGATTGTGGTTTCCGGTCGCCGAAAAAAGAGAAGCTTGTGCTGAAAGGCATAGATGAGGTAATTAAACATGTACACGATTTTGAAGAAATGCGTGACACGCTGCCTTACGAAATTGATGGTATGGTGGTAAAAGTAAATGACTTTGCGCTGCAGGATAAAATGGGTATGACCACCCACCACCCGCGCTGGGCTATTGCGTTTAAGTTTAAAGCAAGACAGGCCACCACAAGGTTAAAAGCGGTGGAGTTCCAGGTGGGGCGCACGGGTGCTGTAACGCCCGTTGCCAAATTGGAACCGGTGCACATTGGCGGTGTAACCGTTTCTAGCATATCTATACACAATGAAGATTATATAAAGGAAAAAGACCTGAAAATAGGTGACAGTGTGCTGATAGAAAGAGCCGGCGACGTGATACCGCAAATTGTAAAATCTTTGCCGGAGGTGCGAACAGGCGATGAAGTAAACATCAAATTTCCGCGGCAGTGCCCGGTATGCAGCAGTGAGCTGTTCAAAGAAGAAGGTGAGGCGGTATGGCGCTGTATCAATATTGACTGCCCGGCACAGGTGGTAGAACGCATCATACATTTTGTGAGTAAAGATGCCATGGACATTAAAAACTTTGGTGAGGCCAATGTGCGCAAATTTTATGAGTTGCAGCTATTGAAAGATGTACCCGGTATATACCGGCTGGATTTTGATGTGATTGGCAAGATGGAGGGTTTCGGAAAAAAATCAATCGACAATTTAAAGACTGCCATTGAAGCCTCGAAACAACAGTCGCTACACCGGCTGGTGTATGCACTGGGCATACGCTACGTGGGAGAAACAACAGCGAAAACATTGGCCAATGCGGTAAACAACATCAACGACTTTGCGCATAAAACAGAAGAAGACCTGCAGCAAATGGAAGACGTGGGTATAAAAGTGGCACAAAGTATTTACCGCTTTTTCCATAATGATCAAAACCTGGCCATGCTGAAAGAGCTGGAAGAACTAGGCCTGCAACTGAATAACCAGAAAAAAACAGCGGCCGGCGATAGCACATTAAAAGAACAAACTTTTCTTTTTACCGGCACGCTCAACAAGCTAAAACGAAGCGAAGCAGAGGCAATGGTGGAAGCGCATGGCGGTAAGATCGTTAGCGGTGTAAGCAGTAAACTCAACTATCTTGTAGTGGGTGAAGATGCAGGCAGTAAACTGGAGAAAGCCAAAAAGATCAACACTATTAAGATCATTAGTGAAGATGATTTTTTAAAGCTGATCGCACAATAG
- a CDS encoding helicase HerA-like domain-containing protein encodes MPDQSQFLAAVNTGYNFKGEHVKIGCAMLEGQVVPGADVFIPLKMLNRHGLIAGATGTGKTKTLQVLSEFLSDASVPVVMMDIKGDLSGIAAAGSVNDKIAERTKLLNIDYKPAAFPVELLTLSNEKGARLRATVTEFGPILLSKILGLNDTQGGLVAMLFKYCDDNQLPLLDLKDFIKVLQFAGNEGKAELTKLYGNISSTTTGTILRKVIELQQQGADVFFGEPSFEVDDLMRISDDGRGMINILRVTDMQSRPKLFSTFMLQLLAELYATCPEEGDMEKPKLVMFIDEAHLLFEEATEALLQHIETVIKLIRSKGIGIFFCTQNPQDVPAAILSQLGLKVQHALRAFTAADRKTIKQAAENFPESDYYKTDELLTQMGTGEAFVTTLNEKGIPAPLVHTMLCPPRSRMDILSDSEIDTLNSRSKLVNKYNRTIDNESAYELLNDKIAEAAEKAQAEQEEKQRAKEAAKEEKSKPKDKGFFDDPTVKQVQRTAASIITRSLLGALGLGGRSRKRKTSLW; translated from the coding sequence ATGCCTGATCAAAGTCAATTTCTTGCTGCTGTTAATACCGGGTATAACTTCAAAGGCGAACATGTAAAGATTGGTTGCGCCATGCTCGAAGGCCAGGTTGTGCCGGGTGCAGATGTTTTTATACCGCTAAAAATGCTCAACCGCCATGGGTTAATTGCAGGCGCCACAGGCACAGGTAAGACCAAGACGTTACAGGTACTCAGTGAATTCCTGAGTGATGCAAGCGTGCCGGTGGTAATGATGGATATTAAAGGCGACCTGAGTGGTATTGCCGCTGCAGGCAGTGTAAATGATAAGATAGCTGAACGTACAAAACTCCTCAACATAGATTACAAACCTGCAGCATTCCCCGTTGAACTGCTTACGCTCAGCAATGAGAAAGGTGCGAGGCTTAGGGCAACAGTTACCGAATTCGGGCCTATCTTGCTGAGTAAAATTCTTGGCCTGAATGATACGCAGGGTGGCCTTGTAGCCATGCTGTTTAAATACTGCGATGACAACCAGCTACCTTTGCTAGACCTGAAAGATTTTATAAAAGTGCTGCAGTTTGCCGGTAATGAGGGCAAGGCAGAGCTTACAAAACTGTATGGCAACATTTCATCTACCACAACCGGTACCATTCTGCGCAAAGTGATTGAACTGCAGCAGCAGGGTGCTGATGTGTTTTTTGGTGAACCAAGTTTTGAAGTGGATGACCTGATGCGTATTAGCGATGATGGCCGGGGTATGATCAATATTCTGCGTGTTACAGACATGCAAAGCAGGCCGAAATTATTCTCCACGTTTATGCTGCAGTTGCTGGCAGAGCTATATGCCACATGCCCCGAAGAAGGCGATATGGAAAAGCCCAAACTGGTAATGTTTATTGATGAGGCACACCTCTTGTTTGAAGAAGCAACAGAAGCACTGTTGCAACATATAGAAACGGTCATCAAACTCATCCGTTCAAAAGGTATTGGCATTTTCTTTTGTACGCAAAACCCGCAGGATGTACCGGCTGCTATACTCAGCCAGCTTGGTTTAAAAGTGCAGCATGCGCTCAGGGCGTTTACTGCTGCCGACCGTAAAACAATTAAGCAGGCTGCCGAAAATTTCCCTGAAAGTGATTATTATAAAACGGATGAATTGCTTACACAAATGGGAACCGGCGAGGCTTTTGTAACAACGCTCAATGAAAAAGGTATTCCTGCACCGCTGGTGCATACCATGCTTTGCCCGCCCCGCAGCCGTATGGATATCCTCAGCGATAGTGAGATAGATACACTGAACAGCAGGAGTAAACTGGTAAATAAATATAACCGCACCATCGATAATGAAAGTGCGTATGAATTACTCAACGATAAGATAGCTGAAGCAGCAGAAAAGGCACAGGCAGAACAGGAAGAAAAGCAACGTGCAAAGGAAGCAGCGAAAGAAGAGAAAAGCAAACCAAAAGACAAAGGATTTTTTGATGACCCGACGGTAAAGCAGGTGCAGCGTACAGCCGCATCTATCATTACGAGGAGTTTGCTAGGTGCACTTGGCCTTGGTGGCAGAAGCCGGAAGCGGAAAACAAGTTTGTGGTAA
- a CDS encoding MBL fold metallo-hydrolase, with protein MKLYTIDTELFKLDGGAMFGVVPKSIWHKMNPSDENNMCTWAMRCLLVEDGNRLILIDNGIGNKQSEKFFSHYYLHGNDTLGSSLKKHGFGKDDITDVILTHLHFDHCGGSVEKVNDKLVPAFKNATYWSNERHWEWATKPNDREKASFLKENILPIQEHGQLQFVPFTEGHQLFEHIKIRYVNGHTEGMMLPQINYNGQTIVYMADLLPATFHIPLPYVMAYDMFPLTTLHEKKSFLTEALENNYTLYFEHDPFTECCNLQQTERGIREKDKFRLSEI; from the coding sequence ATGAAATTATACACGATCGATACGGAGCTTTTTAAACTGGATGGCGGCGCCATGTTTGGCGTTGTGCCCAAGAGTATCTGGCACAAGATGAACCCATCAGATGAAAACAATATGTGCACATGGGCCATGCGTTGCCTGCTTGTTGAAGACGGCAACAGACTTATTCTTATAGACAATGGCATTGGCAATAAACAATCAGAAAAATTTTTTTCGCATTATTACCTGCATGGCAATGATACGCTTGGCAGCTCTTTGAAAAAACATGGTTTTGGTAAAGATGATATAACAGATGTTATTCTTACCCACCTGCATTTTGATCATTGCGGAGGCAGCGTTGAAAAAGTAAACGACAAACTGGTGCCGGCATTTAAAAACGCCACCTACTGGAGCAATGAGCGCCACTGGGAGTGGGCCACCAAACCAAACGACCGCGAGAAAGCATCTTTTCTTAAAGAGAATATACTGCCCATACAGGAGCATGGCCAGTTGCAGTTTGTACCTTTTACAGAAGGCCACCAGCTATTTGAACATATTAAGATCCGTTATGTAAACGGCCATACCGAAGGTATGATGCTGCCACAGATCAATTATAACGGTCAAACAATTGTGTACATGGCAGACCTGCTGCCCGCAACATTCCATATACCGCTGCCGTATGTAATGGCCTACGACATGTTTCCGTTAACAACACTGCACGAGAAAAAATCTTTTCTCACAGAAGCACTGGAAAATAACTATACACTTTATTTTGAGCATGACCCTTTCACAGAGTGTTGCAACCTGCAGCAAACAGAACGTGGTATAAGGGAGAAAGATAAATTCAGGTTATCTGAAATATAG